One part of the Marichromatium purpuratum 984 genome encodes these proteins:
- a CDS encoding IS1 family transposase (programmed frameshift), with amino-acid sequence MTCPQCHSNHVTKNGFNRLKKQLYKCQDCGRQFVLHPAKGPVSQETRELIDRLLLEKISLAGIARAVKVSEAWLQNYVNEKYKKVPRQVALKKTTPYGVILECDELWSFVGKRLNKQWIWLAMDRLTRRIVGVHVGDRTERSAQALWDSIPAQYQTSAPVYTDFWSAYARIIPAHRHYPSAKSQGETNHIERFNGTLRQRISRLVRKSLAFSKNQENHLGALWNFIHHYNATMCA; translated from the exons CTGACATGTCCGCAGTGTCACTCCAACCATGTGACCAAAAATGGATTCAACCGGCTGAAAAAGCAGTTGTACAAGTGTCAAGATTGCGGTCGCCAGTTCGTTCTCCATCCTGCCAAGGGCCCGGTTTCTCAGGAAACCCGCGAACTGATCGATCGGTTGCTGCTGGAAAAAATCTCCCTGGCCGGAATTGCCCGTGCGGTGAAGGTCTCCGAGGCCTGGCTGCAGAACTACGTGAACGAGAAGTACAAGAAGGTCCCTCGTCAGGTCGCGCTAAAAAAA ACCACACCCTACGGAGTAATTCTGGAGTGCGACGAACTGTGGTCCTTTGTCGGAAAACGCCTGAACAAACAATGGATCTGGCTCGCCATGGATCGCCTGACCCGGCGTATCGTCGGGGTCCATGTTGGCGATCGTACGGAGCGCTCCGCACAGGCTCTGTGGGATTCCATCCCAGCGCAATATCAGACTTCCGCTCCCGTCTACACAGATTTCTGGAGCGCCTATGCGCGGATCATCCCGGCACACCGACATTACCCCAGTGCGAAGTCACAAGGGGAAACCAACCACATCGAACGGTTCAACGGTACACTCCGGCAGCGTATCTCCCGCTTGGTGAGAAAGTCGCTCGCGTTCTCGAAGAACCAGGAAAACCATCTGGGTGCACTCTGGAACTTCATTCATCATTACAACGCTACGATGTGCGCGTGA